The sequence aggaATTCTTGaagcattttaaaaatatttctattttaaaGTTCTTGTTTATAGTAGTTTCATCCTTTTTAGGAATATAAGAGTgtgctattttttatttttttatttttggaacgGACTAGTACGGAAATAGTGCCAAACAAAGTGGAACGGATGGAGTAGTAAGGTAGGATAGCTGAGATAGCATTTTGGTACTCTCATGGGTTACTATGATATCGAACTGATTGGCATTTTACTTACTATGCAATTGCCTTTTACTTATGAGAAATGAGCTGCTGATTGAAGATCAAATCATGTCGTTAGTGTTTATTATTGAGGGTAGTCTCTCATCTTGTGCATGTAATGCTGGGTCAGTTATAAGATGGATCTGCTGGAAATTCATGCCAAGGACCCGAAGTTTCATGTTTTGTTTATTCCTGGAAATCCAGGTTGTTATAGTTTGTAAGCCACTGAATCTATGTTTTTATAAGTGTTAATGAAGTGTTACTGTAAATAAACTATGTATACTGCTGCAGGTGTTATCTCATTTTATCTTGATTTTCTGGAATCACTCTATGTTCTGCTGGATGGAACTGCATCTGTGACAGGCAAGATACAGTTTCACATCTTGAATAGCGAGATTCCTGATCAGCTAGAAATACTCATTTGTggttttaaaaaatgaacttttGTACTAATTGTTCCATTTTTCGTTTTGTTTCTTTCAGCAATCTCACACATTGCTCAAACAGAAAAGGTAATGCCTTTAGGCCAACATTAATTTGAATACTGGCAGCTGGTTCACAACCTCCCTACTCAGCTTAAGTTTGCTTCTATTTCTAAGATCACCCTCATTTTCTTCAGTTCCCATGTTCTTAATGAAGTAAGCATTATTTCAAGACATAAAAACATTTTGACTATCGCAATAACCTTTGAACTGCAAACAGCATGTATTTGTTGCTTACCTCTATGATTTGTCATCCCCTTCATTGCCTAGTACCTTACTTCACCACCTCCTTATTCTTTTGAGTACCATGTTACAATGGCTACTTTTCTGATTCAAACGGGTGCAATATGGGAATGAGAGCTTCACTTGGATTCATCAAAACTTTACAAATTAGCAAAAAGTTGCCCCTACCCTTACCGCATAGTCCCATAACCCTTTAATCAGATATATACCAGGAACAATTGTACGCGCATTCACAACCTACTGGTTACTGAAACTTTGCTGGAGTTTATGAAGCTCCTTTAGCAAAGAGGAGTTAGGAGGATCATATGCAGATAGTCTATCCATAAGGTTTTAAAAATTGAGGTTGGCGCGTTGAAGTTGTATAAAGTATGAGAAGAAACttggttaaatatatttttgcattGTTCAATTCCTACTATAactttttctcttaactctatATTCCTAAGCTTTATTCCTGCTTCTTGGGATAAAATTCATAGGACAACAGGTTTAGATTCCTAGTCTTTGCCaagtatttatatttcataaaagacaGTTTCTTTTGCAGGAGAAAAAAGTAGGAATAGTTACAAAACCTAAAAAGTTCCctaatttatatgtataagtGGTCAATTCAAGAATATTTGAACTAAAAGACTAGAGACCAATGAGACATGTctatcatgtatatatacactCTCATATCTTTCAGATATGTGTGCACCAACTGTTCTTCTATCCATGACAAGGGATCATCGTGAACTGGAACCTCTTCTTAAATACAAGCATCGAGAAGACTAACATGGTATGGAAATAGTTGGTCCAGCTTACTACTTCTGAACTCCATTAGCATTCAATATGACTCTATGTGGAACTAAAAGACCGTCTGTCAAAAAGGATGCAGTGAGCTAAGTCGTAATGAAGCTTTGGTATTGCTGTGCAAGTTAGGTTGCACACATCATTCTATTTGGAACATGTGATATCCATTTGATAAAATGGAGTCTCAGTTTTGAGTTGCTGTAAGGGCCTCTGGTGTTTGTTCTTCCTTTCTGTTATCTTTACTCCTTCTAACCCTTAATTTTAGTTCACAGTTTGATTGAACTAAGATTTGTCATAGACTGACTCGATAGTCTTTAAAGATGAATATTCATTGGTGTATGTTAATATCTTGTTTTACACTTTCAGCTGGCACTAATACCCCAACAACTGCATGGCTAACATAGTTGTATGATTTGTTCCAATTGCTAGAATTGGGAGCATGGAAGGCTGTTCTCACTGCAAGAACAAACAGATCACAAGGTAATTTTCTTACcacattttagaattttttttaagaagaaatcCTTTCTATTTCGGGGAGGGGGTGTGGCGGATGGGACGGTGAAAAGCACATCGTTAGCAATTCTTTTATGGTTAGGGTGCCAATAGCACTAATATTTCCTCATTAGTGCTATATCTATGTTAATGGAACGTTGAAATTACCATTCATTTTGTGGCTAAAGGATGTAGTCAAGAGCAGTTTTTACTCATACTCATTATTGGATTAGCTTCGTCTATTCTTCCTCAGAAGGAAGTTCAACGTCTATATCGGTGTTTGAGGGCATGGAGCAATGCGTAATCCACAGGGCATAAGTCCCATCAGTATTCAGTTTTACAtttcaataattaatattatagtAGGAATAGGATTTGTGCAATTTCGAACAAGGAATAGGAATAGGATTTGTATATAGTATCCTACTTTGGAGTTCATAGGTTGCTTTTGCTTTAGCTCTATTAAAGTCATCTATCAGATATCTAGTCTTTGGTGTGGGAAGAATTTGAGTATTAACAAAGAGGGATTTAGAAAAAACAATGGGATTGTGTGAATTACCTCTATTTTTATAAGTTCCAAAAGGCGTGAGCCTTCTTCTTGTGGTACGTCATGTGCCTCGCTTAGTAGGGATGCTCCCAACAGAACTTACAGCTCGCTATCCCCCCAGTATGTCTTTTCGTATGCCCACTCCACGTTGCGCCCCAGGAATCGCCATAAAAGTTCCTTTCAAAACAATGGTCTATATCAATCTGCAttcttgatttaatttgtttcaaatctttttttcaGATGAACTTCATAGAGCATGAACTTCAGGATGTTGAAGTTCCTATAGTACTGGTAGATATTCAGATTCTCAGTTTCTGGCTGTGTTAGAATTTTCATGTGTTGTAATATTAACTTATGCTATTGGCTGATTTTGATCTCCGTTCTTAGGTTGGTCATTCTATTGGATCATACATATCTCTAGACATTTTTAAAAGATTCCAAGGAAAGGTGATGAGAATGCCttctttatattatgtataatCTTTTTTCACTACCATGcctctttatatcaaaattctAATTATCATTCTGATACTTCTATTTTGGTTTCTAGGTGGCATACTGCATTTGCTTGTATCCATTTCTAGCTGTAAATACCAAGTCTTCAACACAATCTATTATTAAGAAGATTGCAGCGTAAATCTCTTgttcttttttccattttctgTTCTCTATGCTAAGTGAGAGCTTTGTACTTCCCTTCCTGTCCATTTTGGGACCAGCGAGTATTTTGTTCTCTTACGTCAGTTCTGTACCTTTGTTTTCAATCctctatgaaaaaattatagaatccattaatattatattatgtacTTTGAGTAACGAGCATGTGCAATCAGATTGCTTTTAGctctaaattattaaattctCTTTGCAGATCGTATGACTTGATTAGCATTTCCAACTAAGTGGCTgtagtttttatttttcgacATGTAACTTCTATTGTTCTAGTTTGTATGTCCATTTTTCTGATTGCAATTGATTCTTGCtctgtttttcttgttttaagaAGCTCTCCGAACTGAAGTTGTACATTTAGAGTTTGAGCAATTTCCAATTTATTTATCTCGGATTTAATTCGTGGCATCTATCAGAAATATCCAATAAACAAATTGAGGGACACTTTTGATTTTGAGTATATTATCATTTCTTTCCTGTTTGTGTGTGATATTAGCTTGGGCATTGTTTTCCTCATGCAATTACTGTGACAAAACTGATGTTCTTTGGTTATAACTTCTGTAGATCTCGCACCTTATCTACAGGCTTTAGTTCAATTGTAGCAATTCTGGGATTGTTACCAGTCTGGATCTCCAGGATTCTGGTGAAAAACTCTGTGGGAAATTCCTGGTCCCCAGCTGCAGTGGAGGCTCTTTGTTCACATGTCCTCAGGGTGAGGATCAATTTCTTATGGTTCTCTTTATCGCTGGTGGTAATCATATCTAAGTATTAGATCAACCAGTTACTCACTTCTGTTTAGCATAAATGAGTGATGAGTTCTACTTGCCAAGTTGATCTGTTAGTCAATTCTTTCCCAAAATGCCAAGTCAAAGCTCTTACCAAAACAATTACGAAAAGCCAAACCACGTCAATTTTGATGGCAAGCAAACCATGCCTCTTTTTTCCCCTCTCAAAGCCATCAAAGGTGAAATACATTATGTAGGCAAACATGGTCAAGTCCTAATTTTTACGAGAATAATTACACTTCAGTTTCAGATTAGTTTGAATCAGCTATAGGAATCCTTAATCAGTATCCATTTGTGTTCATTTCATTCCTCTATCTTCTAATTTCTTTTAGGACAATGATTTTCAAAATCTCACATATATCCTTAGGCTCTTATAATATTTCTTACCAAACTTATATAACTGTTGTCAAACAAGTGTTCTTATAATGACTAACCTCAATTCGACTATTTGGTGTCACATATAAAGACACGttgctccttttttttttttgcttggtTCATACGGATTCCTAGAAAGTAGAAATTGCTGGTCTTTTAAGACTTTCCTCCATGTGTTTTTAGATCTACTTTGTCCCCATTCAAAACTTCTGGTCATACTGTTGTCACACTTAAGGACCGTGCAATTGGAGGTCCACAACAGACACAACCAAATAATCTAGTAGAACAACTTATTATTTACCTCTTCATGTGCAATTTGTACTTATTGACGAATATGTGCATTGTTATGTCTCCTTATTTCTAAGGAACTCATCTTGTGGATATGTTGGGGATTAGAATATCAAATTTACTGTGTCTACAACTTTAGTAGGTATCCTCCTATCATATAATTTTCTGGTAGGACTCCTCTATTTTAGCCATTctattttaattctatattttacattttcatCTACCAATGCATTTCTCTAGAGCCTTAgcctaaatatataaatagtctGCATTTTGGAAACTGCAATCTCATCTAGTCTCACTCTAATTTCATTTCATGGTAACTGAAGTCTAAACCTGCTATTCATATTTACTATCTACTCTTCCTAAAATCTTAATGCTCTAGATTCATCCTCTGTACTTCAAGATTTTGATCGACTCTCCTAATAGTTGTCCATTAACACAGTTTTATGTCCGAACAGTACACACCAATCTCGTATTCTATTGGTTTACTCATCATAACTAGGGTAAAAAAGTACACTCTCGGTAGATCCATGTATAAACCCACTGTTATTTGGAAATCCTCCATATTTCAGCCCACTGTTTTGGTGTCTTA comes from Solanum pennellii chromosome 1, SPENNV200 and encodes:
- the LOC107026608 gene encoding lipid droplet-associated hydrolase isoform X2 — protein: MGSENLSLIDTRKRANFRLCNVSGYKMDLLEIHAKDPKFHVLFIPGNPGVISFYLDFLESLYVLLDGTASVTAISHIAQTEKNWEHGRLFSLQEQTDHKMNFIEHELQDVEVPIVLVGHSIGSYISLDIFKRFQGKVAYCICLYPFLAVNTKSSTQSIIKKIAASRTLSTGFSSIVAILGLLPVWISRILVKNSVGNSWSPAAVEALCSHVLRYHTVQNMLYMAMTEFEKLSEVPDWSFMREKKSQMAFLFGVDDHWGPLDLYEEISNKVPGAVLAVEKENFTHAFSCTEAGSLWVAKHVSGLIKNYFSKIDSE
- the LOC107026608 gene encoding lipid droplet-associated hydrolase isoform X1, whose translation is MVFAHHLSPITRTLSYFSRRRISSKCRNLQMGSENLSLIDTRKRANFRLCNVSGYKMDLLEIHAKDPKFHVLFIPGNPGVISFYLDFLESLYVLLDGTASVTAISHIAQTEKNWEHGRLFSLQEQTDHKMNFIEHELQDVEVPIVLVGHSIGSYISLDIFKRFQGKVAYCICLYPFLAVNTKSSTQSIIKKIAASRTLSTGFSSIVAILGLLPVWISRILVKNSVGNSWSPAAVEALCSHVLRYHTVQNMLYMAMTEFEKLSEVPDWSFMREKKSQMAFLFGVDDHWGPLDLYEEISNKVPGAVLAVEKENFTHAFSCTEAGSLWVAKHVSGLIKNYFSKIDSE